The following coding sequences are from one Gossypium hirsutum isolate 1008001.06 chromosome A12, Gossypium_hirsutum_v2.1, whole genome shotgun sequence window:
- the LOC107927119 gene encoding nuclear transcription factor Y subunit C-3 isoform X1: protein MLMVVYVDSKTFLNRSSLKKDAQLIMTNTTWPTLERLTMDLNQSMEFTPSATSSPQIHNFMPMTSFMLPFHQPSNEDGEEVKQSHLLVQKRSLELFWYQQMLEIHNISAFKSHHQLPLARIKRIMKSDKDVKMISADTPILFSKACELFILELTLRAWLHTEEDKRGTLQRCDVSKAIRQEEALHFLFDVVPLINHKDDDGKFLEENEHHPVNQPQFPLLDMNAELVIRSPEAQQYMIKPPMSSHEFD, encoded by the exons ATGCTAATGGTAGTGTATGTTGATTCTAAAACCTTTTTGAACAGAAGTTCACTCAAAAAAGATGCTCAACTCATTATGACAAACACCACCTG GCCTACGCTAGAAAGGTTAACCATGGACTTGAATCAATCTATGGAGTTCACACCTTCTGCAACCTCTTCTCCTCAAATTCATAACTTCATGCCAATGACTTCTTTCATGTTACCGTTTCACCAGCCTTCCAATGAG GACGGTGAAGAAGTGAAGCAATCACATCTTCTGGTCCAGAAACGCAGTCTAGAGTTGTTTTGGTACCAACAAATGTTGGAGATTCATAACATTTCAG CTTTCAAGAGCCACCATCAGCTACCTCTGGCAAGGATCAAGAGGATTATGAAATCTGATAAAGATGTGAAG ATGATCAGTGCAGACACTCCTATCTTGTTCTCCAAGGCCTGTGAGCTCTTCATTCTAGAGCTCACCCTTCGTGCATGGCTGCATACTGAAGAAGACAAACGCGGAACCCTACAGCGCTGTGACGTTTCCAAGGCGATAAGGCAAGAGGAGGCACTCCATTTCTTATTTGATGTCGTCCCGTTGATTAACCACAAG GATGATGATGGGAAATTTCTCGAGGAAAATGAGCATCATCCTGTTAACCAACCGCAGTTTCCTTTGTTGGACATGAATGCT GAGCTGGTTATTAGAAGCCCAGAAGCTCAACAATATATGATTAAACCTCCTATGTCCTCTCATGAGTTCGATTAA
- the LOC107927119 gene encoding nuclear transcription factor Y subunit C-2 isoform X2, producing the protein MLMVVYVDSKTFLNRSSLKKDAQLIMTNTTWPTLERLTMDLNQSMEFTPSATSSPQIHNFMPMTSFMLPFHQPSNEDGEEVKQSHLLVQKRSLELFWYQQMLEIHNISAFKSHHQLPLARIKRIMKSDKDVKMISADTPILFSKACELFILELTLRAWLHTEEDKRGTLQRCDVSKAIRQEEALHFLFDVVPLINHKELVIRSPEAQQYMIKPPMSSHEFD; encoded by the exons ATGCTAATGGTAGTGTATGTTGATTCTAAAACCTTTTTGAACAGAAGTTCACTCAAAAAAGATGCTCAACTCATTATGACAAACACCACCTG GCCTACGCTAGAAAGGTTAACCATGGACTTGAATCAATCTATGGAGTTCACACCTTCTGCAACCTCTTCTCCTCAAATTCATAACTTCATGCCAATGACTTCTTTCATGTTACCGTTTCACCAGCCTTCCAATGAG GACGGTGAAGAAGTGAAGCAATCACATCTTCTGGTCCAGAAACGCAGTCTAGAGTTGTTTTGGTACCAACAAATGTTGGAGATTCATAACATTTCAG CTTTCAAGAGCCACCATCAGCTACCTCTGGCAAGGATCAAGAGGATTATGAAATCTGATAAAGATGTGAAG ATGATCAGTGCAGACACTCCTATCTTGTTCTCCAAGGCCTGTGAGCTCTTCATTCTAGAGCTCACCCTTCGTGCATGGCTGCATACTGAAGAAGACAAACGCGGAACCCTACAGCGCTGTGACGTTTCCAAGGCGATAAGGCAAGAGGAGGCACTCCATTTCTTATTTGATGTCGTCCCGTTGATTAACCACAAG GAGCTGGTTATTAGAAGCCCAGAAGCTCAACAATATATGATTAAACCTCCTATGTCCTCTCATGAGTTCGATTAA
- the LOC107927119 gene encoding nuclear transcription factor Y subunit C-2 isoform X3: MLMVVYVDSKTFLNRSSLKKDAQLIMTNTTWPTLERLTMDLNQSMEFTPSATSSPQIHNFMPMTSFMLPFHQPSNEDGEEVKQSHLLVQKRSLELFWYQQMLEIHNISAFKSHHQLPLARIKRIMKSDKDVKMISADTPILFSKACELFILELTLRAWLHTEEDKRGTLQRCDVSKAIRQEEALHFLFDVVPLINHK; the protein is encoded by the exons ATGCTAATGGTAGTGTATGTTGATTCTAAAACCTTTTTGAACAGAAGTTCACTCAAAAAAGATGCTCAACTCATTATGACAAACACCACCTG GCCTACGCTAGAAAGGTTAACCATGGACTTGAATCAATCTATGGAGTTCACACCTTCTGCAACCTCTTCTCCTCAAATTCATAACTTCATGCCAATGACTTCTTTCATGTTACCGTTTCACCAGCCTTCCAATGAG GACGGTGAAGAAGTGAAGCAATCACATCTTCTGGTCCAGAAACGCAGTCTAGAGTTGTTTTGGTACCAACAAATGTTGGAGATTCATAACATTTCAG CTTTCAAGAGCCACCATCAGCTACCTCTGGCAAGGATCAAGAGGATTATGAAATCTGATAAAGATGTGAAG ATGATCAGTGCAGACACTCCTATCTTGTTCTCCAAGGCCTGTGAGCTCTTCATTCTAGAGCTCACCCTTCGTGCATGGCTGCATACTGAAGAAGACAAACGCGGAACCCTACAGCGCTGTGACGTTTCCAAGGCGATAAGGCAAGAGGAGGCACTCCATTTCTTATTTGATGTCGTCCCGTTGATTAACCACAAG TGA